In Desulfosporosinus youngiae DSM 17734, the genomic stretch AGCAGGTTTTTCCACATTAATTTGGAAAACCTGCTTTTTACACACTCAAGCAAACAAATTGTGTTTTTAGTTCCTGCCTAAAATGAAAAGTACCCAAAGAACCGTCGAACCATCTTAACACCCTATTTATCACTTGATCATTTCTTCTAATCTTGGCAGGTTTGCTTCAACATCGGCCATGATCGCCTTAGTATAATTTAAGTTATGAATTCCCCAGCTGGCATCAGCCTCAATCAAGGTTAGATTCGTGAACAGTCTGCCATATAAATTATTGGCCTCTGAATAATCCGGGTTATCCTTATTTTTAGCCAAGGCCTCATTAACACTAGCCAATCGATTCATATACTGCTCATCCTGGGCTTTAAAGTCCTCCTGCAGCTTGTCAATGCGCTCAGCAAATTCCTGCTCATCTTCATTGGCATGACAAAGATTGCAGGAGGTAATTCGTTTCTCTTCCATCGCTTTACTGGGAAGAGTCGCTTCAAAGGTATGGTTTTGATTGGTCATATGGCATTCCGCACAACTTATCCCTTCCTTATAGCGACCATCAGGCATTTCGGGAAGCCCTATGGCACCTATGCCTTTAAACATTTCTCCATGGGGATGATGCCAGGACCCTCCCGGCTTAACCGTGCCGCTGGACATGCCCGTATGACAGCTGGAACATAATTCCGTTACATTTTCATCCTTTAAGGTATAGGCACCCAAATTATCAATCTTATGGCAGTCAGCGCAGCCAATCGATGAATTCAGTTGAGCAACCGCCGGTTTGCCATCCATCGGCGCCATGGCATACTCATAAGAATGGCATTGAAAACAGCGTGGCTGTACATGATGATCCGGCTTTTTCATTTCTTCAAGCAGGGTATTCAAGGCAGTCGAATGAACGCTTTCTTGATACTGTTCCGAAATGGGTATAAATGAATCCAGCTTAGGTTGTGGGGACGGCAATTTAGTTTGAGCAATTATTTCCGTTGACTGAGCGGCAGCAGTTTTGCCGGAATCCAACAGTTTGGGAACCGAATATATCCCCAGTAATATCACCATAAGCACTCCCAAAGATATAAGAGTTATTAATTTAACCTTTTTATTCATACTGAACCTCCTACCGTAAATTTACTGACAACTCCTTGGAGGTTTACCGCCAAAGAATCTAGGGATTCGGCCTGAGCATGCAATTCTTTGATAAAGCTGGTCTGCTCTTTGATGCTTACTTCCACGACACTGATCTGGTTGCTTGTCGAGAGGGAAAAGCCGCCAATATCCTTGGCTTTACCCGCCATTGAGTTGCTTGCTTTCCGCAAGTCTTCTATGGTGTTATAAATGTTCTTTATTTCCAAGGCCTCCATTTTAGTGTTAGCAATAATTTCTT encodes the following:
- a CDS encoding ammonia-forming cytochrome c nitrite reductase subunit c552 — protein: MNKKVKLITLISLGVLMVILLGIYSVPKLLDSGKTAAAQSTEIIAQTKLPSPQPKLDSFIPISEQYQESVHSTALNTLLEEMKKPDHHVQPRCFQCHSYEYAMAPMDGKPAVAQLNSSIGCADCHKIDNLGAYTLKDENVTELCSSCHTGMSSGTVKPGGSWHHPHGEMFKGIGAIGLPEMPDGRYKEGISCAECHMTNQNHTFEATLPSKAMEEKRITSCNLCHANEDEQEFAERIDKLQEDFKAQDEQYMNRLASVNEALAKNKDNPDYSEANNLYGRLFTNLTLIEADASWGIHNLNYTKAIMADVEANLPRLEEMIK